From a single Scomber japonicus isolate fScoJap1 chromosome 12, fScoJap1.pri, whole genome shotgun sequence genomic region:
- the fbxo36b gene encoding LOW QUALITY PROTEIN: F-box only protein 36b (The sequence of the model RefSeq protein was modified relative to this genomic sequence to represent the inferred CDS: inserted 1 base in 1 codon), whose translation MASLLTDPLFEISGGGPPPNKNFYHFSVTKSDVIWRWWKISLRTVDRNSKPGELRESHQDFLDDNWLQSEVSMVFGRGILQYTKELCQGHYDYLEHLSDSLLLRIINYLELEDVGQLGRTSRRFRQLCGSEEFWEQALRRGCNTVSAEVSSLALEMGWRRIFFTSKLQXAEDDQPQEAED comes from the exons ATGGCGTCGCTTTTAACAGACCCGTTGTTTGAAATCTCTGGAGGGGGTCCTCCACCAAACAAGAACTTTTATCATTTTTCTGTGACCAAGTCAGAC GTGATCTGGAGATGGTGGAAGATCTCTCTGAGGACTGTAGACAGGAACTCAAAGCCAGGGGAGCTGAGAGAGTCTCACCAGGACTTCTTGGATGACAACTGGTTGCAGA GTGAGGTCAGTATGGTTTTTGGTCGTGGAATCTTGCAGTACACCAAGGAATTGTGCCAAGGCCATTATGATTATCTGGAGCATCTGTCCGACTCCTTACTTCTGCGGATAATAAATTATCTGGAGCTAGAGGATGTAGGTCAGCTTGGACGAACTTCACGCAGGTTCAGGCAG CTATGTGGGTCAGAGGAATTTTGGGAGCAGGCACTGCGGCGGGGCTGCAACACAGTTTCAGCTGAGGTTTCCTCTCTGGCACTCGAGATGGGCTGGCGCAGAATCTTCTTCACCAGCAAGCTAC CTGCAGAAGATGATCAGCCGCAGGAGGCTGAGGACTGA
- the agfg1b gene encoding arf-GAP domain and FG repeat-containing protein 1b — MATSAKRKQEETHLKMLREMTSLPANRKCFDCDQRGPTYVNMTVGSFVCTTCSGILRGLNPPHRVKSISMTTFTQQEIEFLQKHSNEVCKHIWLGLYDDRTSVVPDFREPQKVKEFLQEKYEKKRWYVPPDQARAVASVQASVSGSSASSTGSTPEVQPLKTLQLNRTPLRQSPGLGRSHAHSASSQEKKFDLLSDLGGDIFAAPPSQTASSTNFANFAHFPSQSAPQGNTNTNFANFDAFGNTAIPSHLSTSPPSKSFSSGGGVPIPSMSSAVPAQTHTGSSEDRYAALAELDNELSSSASTGSNVQGNLFGPVLGSSPAQNPPVLPSMPPNFGAVPSTNPFVAAAVAPEMATNPFQTNGRAPAAASFGTGSMSMPAGFGNASSYCLPTSFSGNFQQQFPGQAPIPYSQPGAYHPQSNGPAFPVYGQNKPSMTPFGQHMAAPGMSNNPFMAGAPAGSFPSGGSTNPFL, encoded by the exons ATGGCGACCAGTGCGAAGCGAAAGCAGGAGGAGACCCATCTGAAGATGCTCCGGGAAATGACCAGCCTGCCCGCGAATAGGAAATGCTTCGACTGCGACCAGCGCGGCCCGACATATGTCAACATGACAGTGGGATCCTTCGTTTGCACCACCTGCTCCGGGATCTT GCGAGGGCTGAATCCCCCACACAGAGTGAAGTCCATCTCTATGACCACGTTCACACAGCAGGAAATTGAGTTCCTACAGAAACACAGCAATGAG GTCTGTAAACACATCTGGTTGGGCCTCTATGATGACAGGACATCAGTTGTTCCAGATTTCCGAGAACCGCAGAAAGTAAAAGAGTTCCTTCAGGAAAAATACGAAAAGAAAAGATG GTATGTCCCTCCAGACCAGGCAAGGGCAGTAGCAAGCGTCCAGGCCTCTGTGTCCGGCTCCTCAGCCAGCAGCACTGGCAGCACTCCAGAAGTCCAACCCCTCAAGACCCTGCAGCTCAATAGGACCCCACTGCGCCAG TCTCCGGGACTGGGTCGTTCCCATGCTCATAGCGCTTCTTCTCAGGAGAAGAAGTTTGACTTGCTCTCAGACCTGGGAGGAGACATCTTTGCTGCTCCACCCTCTCAGACTGCCAGCTCTACCAACTTTGCCAACTTTGCACATTTTCCAAGCCAGTCAG CACCTCAGGGTAATACAAACACCAACTTTGCCAACTTTGATGCATTTGGAAACACTGCAATTCCATCCCATCTGAGCACGTCACCCCCCTCAAAGTCCTTTTCATCAG GTGGAGGTGTGCCAATCCCATCGATGTCAAGTGCCGTCCCTGCTCAGACCCACACAGGGAGCTCGGAGGATCGCTACGCTGCTCTGGCTGAGTTGGACAATGAGCTCAGCTCCTCTGCCTCCACAGGGAGTAATGTGCAAGG GAACTTATTTGGACCAGTGCTTGGTTCATCGCCAGCCCAGAATCCACCCGTTTTACCCAGCATGCCGCCTAACTTTGGAG CCGTCCCATCCACAAATCCCTTCGTTGCTGCAGCTGTTGCCCCCGAGATGGCCACCAACCCCTTCCAGACCAATGGTAGAGCTccagctgcag CCTCGTTTGGTACTGGCTCTATGAGCATGCCTGCCGGCTTTGGGAATGCGTCTTCCTACTGCCTCCCGACCAGTTTCAGCGGAAACTTCCAGCAGCAATTCCCTGGCCAGGCCCCCATCCCTTACTCTCAACCTGGGGCCTACCACCCTCAGTCTAATG GCCCTGCCTTCCCAGTGTATGGTCAGAACAAGCCCTCCATGACGCCGTTTGGCCAGCACATGGCTGCTCCTGGCATGTCCAATAACCCATTCATG GCTGGAGCTCCAGCGGGGTCATTCCCTTCAGGGGGTTCCACCAACCCTTTCCTGTAG